The Caldalkalibacillus thermarum DNA window CGGTCGAAAATTACAGGTTACTACCTGGGTGAGACGTACAGTTATGTAACAGCTGAGCACCATTTATACCCCGCTGTCAATATAAAGCGCAGCATTATTCATTTGAAGCCCAACACCTTTTTTATCCTGGACAGGGTGAAAGGCTATAAAACCAGAGAAGTCAGCCAGCTGTTTCAGATCGGCCCCGAAGTGGAAATTGTGGACAAGAGCGAAGCCGGATTGCACTTGGCCAGCCGGGTGGATGATTCAGAGCTTTTCCTGCATCAGTTGCAGCCGGCAGAGCGCTTGGAGCATTATTACGGGCAAACGGACCCGGTTCGCGGCTGGCGCTCAACCGAACTGAATGAGCTTCAACCGAGCCATAGTGTCCACTTTGTGCAAACCGCCAGGGAAGCTGAATTTCAGACCCTGTTCTATATCAATGAGACCAATGTGGTTGATGTGGCTGTGGAAGGCGATGGCGTGCGTTTCATGCTGGACAATGGAGACACCTTGGAGGTGGACTTGAACAAGTAAAAAAAAACTGCCACCTGTTCTGTCTCAAAAGTGGCTGTGGGCATGGTTCACCTGCCGGTAGTCATAAAACTCTAAAAAAGATAGGGAGCCACAAGGGAAACCCTTGTGGCCCAGGGACTATTTTGTGAGTAAGAGAGCAGTAACTGCTCTCAGTTTCATTATAACCATCTGTTAATGAAAGTAAACAGTAATTCGACAAAATTCGACATGTAATTGTTGGTAAAATAGGTCTGGGATGCTATGCCTCCATAGGAGAGCATGGCAGGTTATTGTCCAGTTAAGCGAGTGGGCGGGCGTAGAAAAAGGGAAGTTTTTCTCTAAATGTTCAGGTGAAGAATGCCGATAAAGAAAAGAGAACGATTAAAACGATGTCAGCTTTTGGCGATGTTGAATATAAGCTCAAAATTATCAACGATTAATCTCTAAACTGATTGAAGTGGTCAGGAGGGTATGCAAACATGTCAAAGCGGCTGCATCAGTTCGTCCTGCTGTTATTGGTGTTCTGTTTGATTGGGTCACTGCTCATTCATCCGCTGTTTATTGCAGAGGCCAATTCGGTTGAGGTTCAGCGGATTCAGGGCACTGACCGGTTTGCCACTGCTGTTGAAATCTCTAAGTCGTGGAATCGTTCGGATACCGTCATCCTGGCCAGGGGTGATGTTTTTGCTGATGCTTTGGCTGGCACACCTTTGGCTTATTTGAATAATGCTCCCATTCTATTAACATGGCCAAATGAACTGCCTAAGATAACAGCTGATGAGATCAAGCGATTGAAAGCTAAAGAAGTGATTGTGCTTGGGGGAACGGGCGCCATTTCCCGGAATGTTGAGAACAAACTGGAAGAAGAGATGGAACTGACCGTTCGCCGGCTGGAGGGAGACAACCGTTATCAAACGGCATTAAAAATAGCGGAAGAGATGCGCGGTATACAAGGAGTGAACACTGAGACAGCCATTATTGCCTCTGGGGAGAATTTTCCAGATGCTTTGGCTATTGCGCCTTATGCAGCCCGACAGCGTATTCCTATCCTGTTAACGCAGCGGAATACACTCCCGGAGGAGACCCGGCACTATGTTCAGCAAGTGAACAAAACCATTGTTATCGGCGGGACGGCGGTGATCAGTGAGGACGTGCGCAAGCAGCTGCCGGGAGCTCAAAGGATCGCAGGAAGCAACCGTTATGAAACTTCGGTTAAGGTCATCGAAGAACTAAACATGCCCAAGCGGGAAGTGATGGTGGCCAGTGGGGTGTCATTTGCCGATGCTTTAACCGGTTCTGTGCTAGCCGCAAAGCGGAACATGCCTGTGCTGTTAACTGAGCCCAACCGGCTCAATGCGGCCACGCAATATTTTGTAAACAAATATGCCCCATCCTTGTATATCATCATTGGTGGACAAGCTGCCATCACCAACAGTGTTGTGCTGGCCCTGCAAGGTATAGAGCATGCAATTAAGATCTTTATTGATCCTGGACACGGGGGAAGAGACTCTGGAGCAGTGGGTAACGGATTAAGAGAGAAAGATTTGACCCTGGAAATTGCACTGATGGTCAGGGACATTTTGGTCAAAGAGTACAGTCAAGTAGAAGTGAAAATGAGCAGGGAAACGGACACGTTTATCAGTCTGAGTGACCGGGCAGCGATGGCCAACAACTGGGGAGCGGATTACTTCGTTTCGATTCACCATAATGCCGGAGGCGGCACGGGATTCGAGAGTTTTGTCCATAACCGGGCTACAAATCCTGTTACCCATGAAAAACGGGCCATTGTTCATGATCATATTGTCCAATCTCTGAGCAAATACAATGTGAGAGACAGAGGGAAGAAGGCAGCTAATTTTGCCGTGTTGCGGGAGACGAGAATGCCTGCTGTCTTGCTGGAACTTCTTTTTATTGATAATGCCAATGATGCCAAACTGTTAAAAGATCCCCAATTTAAAAAAGATCTGGCCCGTGCTGTGGCAGAAGGCATCGCCAAAGCATGGAATTTGCCCAAAAAATAAAATAGGCCATGAACAGTAAACAATAAGTAAAAATATGGGCCTAGATAAGCCTTGTCTCTGCGCGGAAAAAGAGGCAGGGCGCTATTTTTTTTTGGAAAGCTTGGGTCACTCAATCTATTGATTTTTCGCTATAATAGAATGGCAGATGTAAGAGAAAGACAGGTAATAGACATGGAACAGTGGGAAGGTGGAAGAAATGGGGGTAAGGGAAAAGAGTAACTGGCTCACTGGTTTGGCTTTGTTTTTGACACTGTTGTTGACTTTTTTGAGTGGTGACAGCGGTATAGCCGCTGAAAGCTTTGCCTATGCAGAAAATGCACACTCAAAAATTGAACAGGATGTCCTTGAAGCGCTTCATCACGGTCCATTTGTTGATGTCATTATCGAATTAAAGGAGCAGGCGGATACGCGAGAGGTTGTACACAGCTTGGAAAAGGCTTATGTTCAAACTCTGCCCATGCATGTGAAACAGCAGCTGCAAAAACAGGCGGTCGTCCGTGCTTTGCAGGAAACATCCACGGCAAGCCAGCAGAGGCTGATCAACCGTCTTGAGCGTTATCAGCGGGAAGGAAAAGTGGTTGACTACTAT harbors:
- a CDS encoding cell wall-binding repeat-containing protein; protein product: MSKRLHQFVLLLLVFCLIGSLLIHPLFIAEANSVEVQRIQGTDRFATAVEISKSWNRSDTVILARGDVFADALAGTPLAYLNNAPILLTWPNELPKITADEIKRLKAKEVIVLGGTGAISRNVENKLEEEMELTVRRLEGDNRYQTALKIAEEMRGIQGVNTETAIIASGENFPDALAIAPYAARQRIPILLTQRNTLPEETRHYVQQVNKTIVIGGTAVISEDVRKQLPGAQRIAGSNRYETSVKVIEELNMPKREVMVASGVSFADALTGSVLAAKRNMPVLLTEPNRLNAATQYFVNKYAPSLYIIIGGQAAITNSVVLALQGIEHAIKIFIDPGHGGRDSGAVGNGLREKDLTLEIALMVRDILVKEYSQVEVKMSRETDTFISLSDRAAMANNWGADYFVSIHHNAGGGTGFESFVHNRATNPVTHEKRAIVHDHIVQSLSKYNVRDRGKKAANFAVLRETRMPAVLLELLFIDNANDAKLLKDPQFKKDLARAVAEGIAKAWNLPKK